The nucleotide window GTGATTTCTAGGGACCTCATACCAGCCAGCTAGCTAAGAGTCCGGGGAGAGGCGGCTTACCTAATGGACAGCAGCGGAGGCTGGGTGATTTCAAAGACGAATTTCTCCACTGGGCGGTGCTCTTTGTCCAAAATTACCACCACCACTTTCTCGACATCGTTCTGCAAGGACAGGAATCCCCTAGTCCAGGACTAGGTagcccacccaccaccaccaccacctccctccctgcccaagGAAGGACGGCAAGGGCACAGCCCTTCTCAGCTTCTAGGCTGAGGGTCCCTGGGCTTTGAGAATTTCAAGTAGGCATCGCTGACATGAGCGGTACaggctgggaggggagagagtgtCCGGGCCCCATGGCGGTTCCAGGACATCTCAGAGAGCGGGACAAGATAAAAGGAGGAAACCCTCAGGGGGCAAGCCCAGACAGAacttgggggcagggagagaaacagaagtgaGAAGAACCCAGAACCCTCTGGGGCAGGCTCCACTTGACCAACTCCACAAAACAGGGCTCCCGGGCCCAGCATACCCTGAATGTGGCCCACGTGCCCTGAGGTCTatcctggggcaggggtggtcTCCAGGGAACAGGAGACATGCTTTGGGGTATAGAGTCATAGGGACCCCGCACGGTCCCAGCATCACCCTGTCCTGGAGCACTGGAGGAACAGACGGGGCGTGAAGTAGGCTAGAGCCTGGTGTCCTCACCTTCTCCAGCAGTGGCTTGACACAGTGCAGGGTGTCCTGGATATATTGGTTCAGCTCCGGGTGGCAGGACATCTGCACACAACCGCACGATGGCTGGTGAGGCCCAAAGCACCAGTGGGGAAACCACCCAACACCCCTACCTCCAGGAGCCCAGGGAGAGAGGCCAGCAACTCCCTAGAGCTCCCTACCCAAGAGACTGACTTCCCATCATGGGGCTGAGAACTGCGAATTATCCACACAGAACGTAGAAGAATTCAGTCTCAACATTAGCACTTAATATAGCATCAGGGGTTTCTAAAGTGGGGTCTGCGGGCTCCtctagaggctgagaagtccctaAATTGTGTGTATTTGGTCATACAGGCATTTTTCCCAGAGAAGGGATCCAAACTTTTaatcaattttcaaaaattgagCATCTGGGACTAAGAGCTATGTGGCCTCAggtaaatcacttaacttctctgagctttaaTTACTTCATCTGTGAATGGTCTCGCAAAGAAAAAATGATGAGTAGTGAGATAATCCCGTACAACACAGAGGGTGCACAGTAAAtgccattctttttccttttcctcgtATATCCTTCAAGCTTCCACCACGTTTCAGTATtgggtcattcatttattctaatgtttactgagtgccttCTAAGGGCCGGCACTTCTACAGACTGGGGACAGGGTAGCATTTGTTTACTGCTTTTGTCTGCCTTTTAACCTAAAACAACCCCTTACAatgagggcagagagcaggggtaCCTGAGGTTTACAGGGatcccctccccaaaccaatcaTTCGCCAGTCCCAGGAGCTCTTTAAAATACAACCATGCCCCAGGGGCAACTCTAACCCGAGAGTCTGGTCCCTAACTTGGGGCAAGGGGAACTCCCAGTTCAGAGGGATGGAAAGAAAAGTCCCTGCAGTTGTGGCTGGAAACTGAACGGCAAGGCCAGGCcgctggggggtgagggggctcAGCCTGAAAGCGGAGGAAGAGTTCAAAAATCCAACCTCTACCCACCTTGAAGTTCGGGGATGACCAGAGGTGGGGGCTCACCTGGACAGGCACGTTGTACTTCTTACGCTTCTGGAAGATGCCCACCGGGTAGACCTCGCGCACGTAGAGAATGAGATGCACGGCCACCTCCAGGAACTCGCAGAGGACGTCGGCCACCACTGTGAAGGGGCTGAAGCCGGTGAGCTTGGGAAGCCCGCCGGCCCaggccctccctcaccccccaccctgggTCCGCAAGTCCAGCCTCCCTACCTTGACCAAAGTTGAGGTCCTGTCGCGTGAGTGTGGTCATCCTTACCGCCACCTagagggtggggcaggaggggggctgGTTCTAACGGATCAGACTGCCGCAGGGTGCGCTTgcctccaccccctctcccctccgTCTGGGGGAATCGGGGGCAGGACGTCCCCCTTCACACAGAATCTGGGCAGCTAGAAGGGACCTCCCACGCTGGCGTCATAGCTCGGGGACATTAGCTGCGCCCCGATCAGCTCTGTCTACTGGCCCCCCGCCCTGCTGtctctggggcggggggtgggggggtgcggtaGGAAAGGCCAGAGCTGTGCTCGCAAAAAGGGCACGGCCGCAGAGGGAACGGCGGGTTGCCTAGGCCCGCGGGCGCAAAGCCGGACACGCTGAGAACCAAACCGGGCGGGAATAAGACGCCGCCCTCCGCCTGGCCGGAAACCTCCTCGGAGGGaaccccgcccctctcccctcccccggtGCGGGGAACCACCGACCCGACCACTCGCGCCTCCCGCTCAACCAGCGGCCTGGACTCGGCTCCGAGACTTCCGCGGCGCTCGGGAAGGTCCTAGCGACCGCCTCCGGCCACGCCCACTTCCCCGCGCAGCCAACCTGGAGGCGGGAGGGAGCGGCAGCCGGAGGGGCGGGGcttgggagggggcggggcccggcCTCGCCGCCCGGGATCCCAAGGCGGGAGACGCGGAGCCTGCGCGGCACCGCCTCCCTTAGGCTCGGGGTCGGCGCGAGAAAAGACCCCTTCGCTCTCCACGTCAGGTCGCCACGTATTTTGCTCCCCAGGGCGTTTGTCTCGCGTTGGGAGGGAGCGGATAGGTGTTGCTGGTGAGGAACAGGTGGAGGGTACAGCTGGGGACTTAAGACAGCGACATCTACTGCTAACTGCAGAGTCACCATCCCCGGACCTCAGCTGCCCAACCGAAAGCGAATCCGCCGGCTCCGGGGCGGGGACGTCCTCACTCCCGCCCTCACCCAGAAACTAAATGCAGCTTGGGTTTACCTCCCAAGAAGATAAAACCTCCCGGGCCCGGGCATCATAGTGGTAGCTGCCCTTTATAGGGACCCagccgtgtgccaggcaccgggctAAGTGTGCCTGTGGATTATCCCACTAAATCCTCAAAACAGTTCCGTAAGACAGTTACTGTGATTGTCCGCATTTTATAGAGGAGCCAAACGAGGTTCAGAAGGGTGAAGTAACCTTCCCGAATCACACATCTATTGAGGGAGGGGACGCGCGGAGTTGTCTTGGCCCACTACATTTTACAGTTCTGGAATCCCCTAGAGACATGCCCTCTGGAACCGCTGAGAGGCCCCCTGGGagataataatattaacattaaaataatcactAACTTGAATTGAACACTAACTCGCTGTCGAGCACTGATTTCTTTAATTCCCTCCTTAACCCTAGGAGCTAAGCCCCCGTTTTACAGCCCCACTTTATAGATGGCAAACAGGCTCAGAGATGCTCCCTACTTTGCCCAAATCACACAGTTGGAATACAAACCCAGTTCTGACTTCTAACCTGATTCCAGGGCTTCAACTTATTTTCAGCCCCTTtattttacaggtgggaaaactAGGGTCAGAGAAGTTGCAGCACAGTTACAGGCAACAAATCAGGACCAGAAGCCTGGGGACCTTGACTCTGACCTCTAGGGACAGAAGAGCTTGTTAGGAGTCACACCCAGCTGTGGGTACCCAGATCTAGCCAGGAATGTTTATCAATTACAGGTCGCTATTGGAGATCTGCACCCGTTTTCACTCCAGATGCCTTCAAACCTGCACTTGCCCACTTCTGATGGGGCGGGGATAAGGAAGAGAATAAGGGACTTGGCCCATTAAGCCAGGAATACCAGCAAAGCATTTCTCAAAGCAATCCTGGGAAATCTGCATCAGAATCCCTGGGGAGCCCATTAAACTCCTGGAACCCAGGCCTCTCTGACCTACTGGACCAGTCTGGGTGCAAAGCAGGGTATGGGCCCTTTAACAAGTTCCCCAGGGACCCTGATGCCCCAAAACATACGGGAATTGCCACGGTAGTTTGGGCTGTTCCCAAAGAAAGTCTGCATTTCATACCATTTCCACATTTAACCCAAAGGGATAAGATGGTTTATTTCAGGAATTGACGCACTCGGTGGCACATTTTGGGCATGGCAGCCCTTCTCAAGACTTGGGGACACTGCCCATATCATGCCATGAAGGAGACAACTGTTTCCACACAGAGCCAGTTAAGCAGCTCACTGGCTTGTAAACAGGGTCCCCTGGCTCCTTGAGATTTAATCATTATGGATACTTTGGCCCTGGAGAAAGCAAGAGtccttctttgcccctctctgGAGGCTGTTCAAGCAGTTTGTCCATTAGTGACAGGAAGTGGCAGTCTTAGGGGGGCAATTTCTTGTAAAGGGTTTCTTGGGATTGGATCCTGGGCTGGGAAACTCAAGAGTCTAGCTGCTTCCATGGGATGGCCTCCAGAGTACAATGTGAGCGACACGAGGACTCATGCCAGGCTCCCAGCCTTAGCCCCCTGCCCTGAGAAGACAAAGCACAAGCCACCTGTAGGTCCCCTGACACACAGAGCTAAAGGAACTTCAGAGACACCTTGGCAGACATACAACCCAACACTCAACATTCTTCAAATGCAGAAAGCGAGGTCCCAAGAGCTTTTGACACTGGGGTACCTGCCTTGTCAACTAGAAACCCATGGACAAAATGCCTACATTTGGGGCTTTGGATTCAGAGTCAGCCACAAGCAGAGGAATGCAGGCTGGGAGACAGGTGAGGAGGGACTCAAACTGATCTGACCCCTAACCCCAAAAAGGCCTCTATCTCCTCATTTTTGAAATGAACAGGCTGGACAGATGTTCCCTGAACCTCTGATGGCCTTGGGTTCCACGGGGGCCAAGAAgctggagagggggcaggggagctcTAAGAAGACATCTGCCATTTTTATCCATAGGGCTCTGTGGCATCTGGGTTTCTAGATCTTGAGCACATCAGCATGATGGATAGTCTTGGGACCAAGATTACATTATGGGgttaatttattacatttttgaaTACCCATTTGCTGGGAGACTGTTTTTCCaagttatttgcatatttttcacCATAATAACAATATGTAGGAGGGCATCCGGGAGGAAAAGGATGGATGTTTAGGAGGAGAGAGGGCTTATTTGCCAACTGGAACAGGTCCCTGAGGGTCTGCAatgaggacagaaagaaaatcaCTGCCAAGAGACATTTAAATTGAAACTAAGAGAAAGCAAGATGTAAGAAAGTCTTGCAAAGACCAAGGCCTGCGTGGGCAAAGGAGGATCCCTGGAGTTCACTGAACAAATATGCAACAAGTGAACAGAGTAAAACAATAGGCAATGAAGTATCCAGCCCCTTAAGATGCTGCCAAGGTCCCCTCATACCCACTAGGCGGATCACATGACAGATCATTTATCCCATCCCTGCCTAAGGTTCCTAAGACACCAAACACAGGAGAGTGGGGGGAGCCATAGAGAGTGAGCCACATATAGCCTAGTAACAATCCACTGGTACCCCGATGCTCAAGGATGCAGCCGTTTGGGACACCTCCTGATCAGAGCCTCAGCCTTGTTCATTCTTTTGGTCCAGCCCCTCACCCAGTGCCTGGCCCAATCCAGGTTCTCGATGAGTGcaagtaaatgaattaatgaaagaaagaacagatgaaATGACGGCGGACAGTGGCTCGTTGCCATTTGCCTGACTTGAATCCTAACTTATTCTGAATGAGAACAAAGGCCTCTGATTTCAGTGCTCGAGCTACAGGTAGCGGTGTGCAAAGAgctgttttcaaaaatgaaacaagagcTGGGGAATGCTCACTATGTACCCCCTGCACCCACCGGGCTGCTCGCGCCTCTAACGTACTGTCTTTCCCCACCACTGCTCCTTAACCAGCTGTGAGTCCCCTCCCTCTCGGAATCTCAGgttcctcacctggaaaatgggatCGTGGGAGCACCAATTCCatagggttgggggaggggggggaaacaAGTGAGATGgttgtaaaaatataaagtgcacaggggcgcctaggtggttcagtcggttaagcatccaactcctggtttgggctcaggtcatgatctcacagattcacgggttcaagccctgcatcatcaggctctgcgctggtagtgcagagcctgcttgggattctctctctctctccctctctctctgcccctctcccacttttgctatctctgtctctctcaaaataaataaataaacatatatatatatctatatatatgtacatatatatggcacatgggtggctccatgggttaagcgtctgacacttcggctcaggtcatgatctcacggttcgtggattcaagcccagggccaggctctgtgctggcagctcagagcctggagcctgattcagatcctgtgtctccctctctctcttttcccctcccccactcactctctgtctctgtctctcaaaaatgaataaacattacaattttttaataaaaaataaaattatatatataactatatgttaattaatatattaattttatgtaattatatatatataaagtgcacaatgcctggcatataaatGCACAATTCGTGCTATTATGGCAATGATATTAACATCTGCACACACTGTCTAAGCCCCTAGAACAAACACTCTGGACAAGCCACCATGCTTTTCAAAACCCCATCTAAAACATTCTCAactgcaccccctccccatctccattTCCCAAGGCAGTCCCCAGGAGGTGCCCTAAGGAAGGACCTGTATCCCCCCCGCCAGAGATgcctaaaggcaagggaatgtgGCCCACActcagctcctcccctccctcacctggaCTTCTGGCGTGAGGCGTGACCTATACAGCTCCCCAGATCCACGGCCGACCTCAGACCCAAGCCAGGGCCCTGACCTTAGGCCAGCAGCACTGGGCACTTCCAACACCtcagccagggcagagcccatACATGCCATTCCCTCCCCAGTGTTTtgctgacctcccccccccccaatgttgCTGACCCCTTTTTGGTCAGGAGGATCTTACAAATCATCTCTTCTTAAGCTTAGAGCTTCCACCCATAGACATGGAACGTCTTCCACAATTTCAGGGGTTCCCGGGCTCTCTGAAGTCATCCCAGACCACACAGTAAGAACCCTTGATCCAACTTGActactcctttaaaaataataactgctttattgagatgtatttCACAAACCATAAAGTTCACCCTTTAAAACATGCAATTTAGTGGTTTTTAATGCGCTGTGCGTCAATCACCACCATCTAATTCCAAAACATTGTCGTGACTCCAAAAAGAAAAACCccgtctccccttcccccagccccaggcaaccactagtctacttcctgtctctatgggCTTGCCTATCTTGAACATGCCATAtaaatcatacaacatgtggcctttcacgtctggcttgtttcactgggcatagtgttttcaagattCACCCACATTGTGGCATGTCTTGGTACTTCGTCCCTAAAGCCCAAGTCAGGTCATGTCTCGTCTCTGCTCAGAACACAGTCCATCCTAGTGCCCATCAGGCTGATACTATTACATAACAATAGCAGGTCATTTTTCTAGAGTGTTTCCCATGGGGCCAGGATCTTAGGAACGCTATCTCCTTGCATCCAACAGAATCCTTGAACCCTAAGAGTTGGGGATGATGAGCTCAGAGCGGTTAGGCGACTGCCCCAGGTGACCCGGAATGGCATCAGCAGATGAGCCCAGGTATCTGGCCTGACCCAAGAACGGAGCTCCTTAAACCTCTGAACCATAACTGCCACActctggaggaagaggaaaacaatCGAAATGGAAGCCGCTGGGCGAGCTCTGGGCTCCAGGCGAGACTCGCGATTCACGCGCGCCCGGGTCCTGCCCAACAGCTCTTTGATCTTGGCAGTGCCTGTGGCCCCTCTGACCCCGTTGTGAGTTATGGGGGCCGCGGGACTCATAACACAGCATTCCCGGACTCCCAGGGTCTTTAGGACACGGCGCCCCGCGCGGTGATGGATGAGCCGGCCCTGGGGGCTGGCTTTGTCCCAGCTGGGCCGGGCTACGGGAACACCACCAGGACTTTGGACGGGGCGTGGCGAGAGGaagaccgtgtgtgtgtgtgtgtgtgtgtgtgtgtgtgtgtgcgcgcgcgcgcgtgttgGGTAGGAGGATTgtatctctcccttccctctcaggGTGTGTACCGGGGGAGACACACTAGTGCGGCCGTCAAGGCCCGGGATTCTCACCTGGTAACGGTTTGAAGACCGCCTATACCCCCCACAACCAAGAGCGACCTCTCCAGAACCCCGCCCCCTGCTCCGCGCACTTTCCGAGGCTACAAAGGCTCCGCGGTGCCCCGTCCCGCCTCCCTCGCACCGGGCATTTCTTCCGTCCCATTTGACAGCCAGGGCGGAATAATCCTTTTGGGGACTGGCCGGCCCCTGCCCGGCCAGACGCGGCCGCAGCTGAGCGCTCAGCTCCGATCCATTGTTGGGTCCGCCGGGGACCCCCTGCCGCGGCCCTTTGTCGCCCGCTCCCGGCAGGGCCGCTCCAGATGCGCCACCGCTGCCCGCGCCCCGCCCGTCCCACGCGCTCCGGGCAGTACCGAGGCGGCTCTTACGCACCGGGAGGAGTGGACTCGCCTCGCCCCGTGCCCGCTCGGCCGCCCGGCTGCGCCCGCCTTTGTCTGCCTCCTTTGTCTGCCCCGCGCCCTCGCGGCGACGGCGGCTAGGCCTCTGGGGAGCTGGCCCGGAACGCCAAGTGCAGCTGGCGAGGGCGCGCCGGCCGGGAGCGCGCAGGGCCCAGCCGGGCCGGGGGCTGCCCCTCAGCCGGGGGCGGCCGGGCCAActcccaccgcccctcccccgcctcctcccagCGCGCCCGCCCCTTCCCGCGCGccggccccctccccttccctccagcccctctcagCCTGGGCACATCCTCCAGCCGCCCGCGCACCTCTCCTCGCGGTCCCCGCTTCGCAGCTCGGCCCTCCGCTGCGCTCGGCTCCCGCAGGCGCTCGGCCCCGGGCCCCtcggcccccgccccgccggccgGACAGGTAAGGCATGGCCTTGGCCCGCCCCTGGCCCCgccctccctcctcacctggTAGCGTGCCCGGACAAAGGTGGGCTACCTGGCGCGGTTAGGGGCAGGGCGCGCGGGGGACTGTGGTTGGAGGTGAGGATGCTGCTTTCCTCCCTGCCCTCGCGGCCCTCGAAGCCGTCGGTCCGTGTGTCCGCCGCCTCCGCCCCTCGCCGCGTCACcgctgggctccaggctctgctcccgGCCCCCGCGTCCGCCCACCTTCCGCCGGACGCTTACTTTTCCACGCTCTGACACTCTGCCTCGCGCGCGCCTTGGCCGCCCTCTCTGGGTCGCGGCTTTCGCCTTCTCTTCTCCGCGCTAGCCCTTCTCCCTCTGGGACCgcgtctctctttgtctctctgtctctgagtctctggGCGGTCTCCAGGACGCGGGAGCGGACCGGAGAATCCGCCACCATTCGAAGAAGCTTCGAAGACTCCCTGCGTCCCGGGCAGAGCTGACAGGCGTGTCCTCCTGCCCCTTTCGAGGCTGCCTGGGGGGCTAAGGTGTGTTCCGGGGGAAGGAGGCTCGGCGTGCGCCTCTGCCAGCGCCGCCGGCGGCCACGCGCCCGGGCGGTTCTGCGCCCTAGCAACCTCGACGGCCCCGCTCTGGCCCTCTTCCTCCGCTGGCTTTTTCTCCATTTGAGCACCGGGGTCTCGGCTGCCTGCGGGGTTTGAGATGCGAGGGCTCTTGGGTTTCCCGCCAAGTCTTCTTGCTTTCCTCCACTGGGGGTTCCCTCGGCCTTCGCCTCCATCGGGTCTCCTGCCCAGCGCACCTTCCCCGCTGCCCTCCTCCCAGCCGGGGGCCCGCAGGAAGTGTCCCGGTGCGGTTCAGCATCATCCCCCAGGGATCAGGCAGACAGAGGCCCTGGGAGTGATCTTGGACAAAGGAATGCATTTTCCTGAGCCTCGAAGCCCCcttcataaaatggggataacagcaCCTACCCATAGGGATGTGTGTTGAAacagtgaggagaaaaaaaaaaaaaaaagcagattggATGCCAGCACAGGACACACTTGGTGGCCATGGGTGAGGCTTCGGcccctggctggggtggggaggaggctccCCAGCAAGGGGGGGAAATGGATCCCAATTCAAGGCTTAGAGACACTGCAGGGAAACCTGAatgttccctgcccccccccccagcgtgGCTGTCACAGTTGCAACCGCCCCCACCCATTTACAGGGTTCCTGCTGTCACAGGCACCCTCCCCTCTTCTCGCTCCTCCTCTCTGCTTGTcctaaaagcagttttaaaaagtcaGGGTGAATAGGGTCTCTGCTTCCAAAGTGAGATGAGTGTCGCTGTGACAATGTTGCCAACAGCTGGTCATTCATCATGAGGCGTCCATGTGACTCATTCCCAATTCTGAACCTCTATCTTGCAccgatttcttttttaatggcacTTGCACACAAGCCATCTCCTTCCCCCTGGGGGCACTGTCTTGCTGTACCCTGGACCTGCTGTGTAATTGCCCAAACCCTCTGACCACCGGATCATCTGTGTCCTCATAACaggggacaccccccccccccggaatcCAGCAGTGGCTCAATGAGGGCCACTTCAGCAGAGGGTAACCTCCTCCCAGCCAGCACGTTCTAGGCTCCCCCGCCTAAGTTCTTGTTTTCAGCCATGGCCAGAGCTGGCACTTAGGGACTAGGGACACAGGCGCACCCCATCCAGCCTCCTGCTCGTGATCCCGCCTGGTGGACAGGCCCGGCTTTGGCAACCCAGGGCGCCCTTGCCCGCTCTGCCTCCTGGGGAAAGCCAGCTCGGCAGCCTCTGCGACCCCTCCAAAATTCGCTACTTGCCCCTCACCCACACGAAAACAACGGCGCCTCCTCCGCCCGTCCaacctgccccctctccccagccctaaATCCTTCAAATGGCTCCCTGTTGGCACCAAATTAACAACTCCACCTGCCACCCACAACACTCTCATTGCGTCTTTGGCTCCTCCCTCCTTCTGAAACGTCTCCTCCCCTGCCCGTATTCAGTGGGAGCCTGCCCTCCCTGCAGGCCAAGGTCAGATGTCCCCTCTTTCGGGAAGCCCTCTTGCTCCCCCCTTGCCTCCCCTTCTCGCGTGGTCTGCACTCCCCTGAGCGGGGCTGGGTCTCGTTCCGTTCGTGGTCCCAGGACACCCAGGGGGCGCTCCACGCGCACGTGTTGTACCGACTGGAACGTTTGGTCAAAGGGATGGGAGTGACCTGAATATTGCTAAGCCACAGGTTATCCTTGGGT belongs to Felis catus isolate Fca126 chromosome C1, F.catus_Fca126_mat1.0, whole genome shotgun sequence and includes:
- the MAD2L2 gene encoding mitotic spindle assembly checkpoint protein MAD2B → MTTLTRQDLNFGQVVADVLCEFLEVAVHLILYVREVYPVGIFQKRKKYNVPVQMSCHPELNQYIQDTLHCVKPLLEKNDVEKVVVVILDKEHRPVEKFVFEITQPPLLSISSDSLLSHVEQLLRAFILKISVCDAVLDHNPPGCTFTVLVHTREAATRNMEKIQVIKDFPWILADEQDVHMHDPRLIPLKTMTSDILKMQLYVEERAHKSS